The following coding sequences are from one Methanobrevibacter olleyae window:
- a CDS encoding type II secretion system F family protein, producing MFIEDLIIKLSIIFENKLNDSILLNFQEYLLKAGIFTLASQIMAIMLIIYLLFIVALSLISIIFSFNMAFALILAISIPTITFVLLLFMKIEKRAGEIERSIPDFLRQLSSMLRVGLSLENALVDLSNHGKGPLYEELRRVAIEIRMGKSFDESFNNMAIRLNSKDLGRSFKIILNAHKSGSSLSDIILDLSDDLRAMLILKRERKASVMMSIMFLILASIVAAPFALGMIGVYSSFMIELGKGSAICEVAPLAAEIYLIIHSICAGFLIALIMYGDLKKGIRYSIPITVSAFLVFYLINSFGISFFGF from the coding sequence ATGTTTATTGAAGATTTAATTATTAAATTATCAATTATATTTGAAAATAAATTAAATGATTCTATTTTATTGAACTTTCAAGAATATTTACTTAAAGCTGGAATATTCACATTAGCTTCCCAAATTATGGCGATTATGTTAATTATCTATTTGCTATTTATTGTTGCATTATCACTTATTTCAATAATATTTTCATTTAATATGGCATTTGCTCTGATTTTAGCTATTTCTATTCCAACAATAACTTTTGTTCTATTATTATTTATGAAAATAGAAAAAAGGGCAGGGGAAATAGAAAGATCTATTCCTGACTTTTTAAGGCAATTATCTTCTATGCTAAGAGTGGGTTTAAGTTTGGAAAATGCTTTAGTTGACTTGTCGAATCATGGAAAAGGGCCATTGTATGAAGAGTTAAGAAGAGTTGCTATAGAAATTAGAATGGGGAAATCTTTTGATGAATCTTTCAATAATATGGCAATTAGGTTAAATTCAAAAGACCTTGGACGTAGTTTTAAAATAATATTAAATGCCCATAAAAGTGGAAGTTCTTTATCTGATATTATTCTTGATCTAAGTGATGATTTAAGGGCTATGCTGATTTTAAAAAGAGAGCGTAAAGCATCTGTTATGATGTCAATAATGTTTCTTATTCTTGCATCTATAGTTGCAGCACCTTTTGCCTTGGGAATGATTGGAGTTTATTCATCTTTTATGATTGAATTAGGTAAAGGAAGCGCTATTTGTGAAGTTGCACCACTTGCAGCAGAGATCTATTTAATCATTCATTCCATTTGTGCAGGCTTTTTAATTGCATTAATAATGTATGGAGATTTAAAAAAAGGGATTCGTTATTCTATTCCAATAACTGTTTCTGCTTTTTTAGTTTTTTATTTGATTAATAGTTTTGGGATTAGCTTTTTTGGTTTTTAG
- a CDS encoding adenine nucleotide alpha-hydrolase family protein, with amino-acid sequence MNADQKIEKVKEILKNYSKLALAFSGGADSTLLAYLAREVDCDLLAISYDNQIFPSGFLEFCKKRASELGIKHEIIENNFLEIDDLANNTPKRCLVCRKLMYSAIKQRAYDKDYKIIIDGNNITDLINDRPGILMKYEYEIESPFIEAELETYEIHKFLNENKIPYSKSTTCLATRVKTNEKVTIGKINRINHCEEFIKGKTNSDSVKLREENNIATIELNDLKGILDSETIESVINELKLAQYDKVLLNLETNNSEEDLVKDFELEIGTNSFRLRKKLPFEINISETSEIIQKEIEEENESIKNIETFEDIGYIKLEANGKDSKIFRDGKITIENIKNKKEAKEVLIKILPFIRRIV; translated from the coding sequence ATGAATGCTGATCAAAAAATAGAAAAAGTTAAAGAAATTCTAAAAAACTATAGTAAACTAGCTTTAGCCTTCTCAGGTGGTGCAGATAGTACATTACTTGCATACCTTGCAAGAGAAGTTGACTGTGACCTACTTGCTATAAGCTATGACAATCAGATCTTTCCAAGTGGTTTTTTAGAGTTTTGCAAAAAAAGAGCCTCTGAACTTGGAATAAAGCATGAAATTATAGAAAATAATTTCCTTGAGATAGATGATTTAGCAAATAATACCCCAAAAAGATGTTTAGTATGTAGAAAATTAATGTATAGTGCCATTAAACAAAGAGCATATGATAAAGATTATAAAATAATCATAGATGGAAACAATATAACAGACCTTATCAATGACAGACCAGGAATATTAATGAAATATGAATATGAAATTGAAAGCCCATTTATAGAAGCTGAACTTGAAACTTATGAAATCCACAAATTCCTCAATGAGAATAAAATTCCCTATTCCAAATCAACAACTTGTCTTGCAACAAGGGTTAAAACAAATGAAAAAGTAACTATTGGAAAAATTAACAGAATAAATCATTGTGAAGAATTCATTAAAGGAAAAACTAATTCAGATTCAGTTAAGCTTAGAGAAGAAAATAATATAGCGACTATTGAATTAAATGATTTAAAAGGTATTTTAGATAGTGAAACCATAGAATCAGTTATTAATGAACTTAAATTAGCCCAATATGATAAGGTTCTACTAAACCTTGAGACCAATAATAGTGAAGAAGACCTTGTTAAAGACTTTGAACTTGAAATAGGCACTAACAGCTTTAGATTAAGAAAGAAATTACCCTTTGAAATAAATATTTCAGAAACATCTGAAATAATTCAGAAAGAAATAGAAGAGGAAAATGAATCTATTAAAAATATAGAAACATTTGAAGATATAGGTTATATAAAATTAGAAGCAAATGGCAAAGACTCTAAAATATTTAGAGATGGAAAAATAACTATTGAAAATATTAAAAATAAAAAAGAAGCAAAAGAAGTTTTAATTAAAATTTTACCCTTTATCAGACGAATAGTTTAA
- a CDS encoding universal stress protein: MVEQLYKKILLPTDGSKYSDQSEKHALAIADVNDAEIIALSVIENSFFINLPDSETVSEVNNLLKKETEKNLNKVERLRDEECLDVKITKKVAEGSPARVILETIEEEDIDLVVIGSSGKTGIDKFLMGSVAEKVVKSAKCCVLVVH; encoded by the coding sequence ATGGTGGAACAATTATATAAAAAGATTTTATTGCCAACAGATGGCTCTAAATACTCTGATCAATCTGAAAAACATGCATTGGCTATTGCAGATGTAAATGATGCTGAAATTATTGCTTTAAGTGTTATTGAAAATTCGTTTTTTATAAATCTTCCAGATTCTGAAACTGTCTCTGAAGTGAATAATTTACTTAAAAAAGAAACAGAAAAAAACCTTAATAAAGTAGAAAGACTTCGTGATGAAGAATGCTTAGATGTGAAAATCACAAAAAAGGTTGCAGAAGGATCTCCTGCAAGAGTTATTTTAGAAACTATTGAAGAAGAAGATATTGATCTTGTTGTTATTGGAAGTTCTGGAAAAACTGGAATTGATAAATTCTTAATGGGCAGTGTAGCAGAGAAAGTTGTAAAATCAGCTAAATGTTGTGTTCTGGTTGTACATTAA
- a CDS encoding CBS domain-containing protein: MKVKDIVSTDVIHVTVPGSREDALRIMKKEDVSVVPVIKNDTNKLVGILTRSDMITNPDEEQIAMLMTRDLITAKMDDELKSVAEKMVENNIRRIPVVNDEGELVGIVTSFDIVALAIADMGIKEPVENYMTKNIPATWDETPLNVAFEVMKFFGLKSVIGLSSNNRMTGILTETDFISESEIISKRTEHSSSVGTEGDKWSWDSTSVLYIEKNHLKFTDKVFKDVAVKDVVTANTKTKVSVCAEKMRSLDVEQLPVLGIEGDLVGLIRASDLIKTLL, encoded by the coding sequence ATGAAAGTAAAAGATATAGTCTCTACAGATGTTATTCATGTTACTGTTCCAGGAAGTCGTGAAGATGCTTTAAGAATCATGAAAAAAGAAGATGTATCTGTAGTGCCTGTTATTAAAAATGATACTAATAAATTAGTTGGAATATTAACTCGTTCTGATATGATTACCAATCCTGATGAAGAACAAATTGCTATGTTAATGACTAGAGATTTAATTACAGCAAAGATGGATGATGAATTAAAATCTGTTGCAGAAAAAATGGTAGAAAACAATATTAGAAGAATACCTGTTGTAAATGATGAAGGGGAATTGGTAGGTATTGTAACTTCTTTCGATATTGTTGCTTTAGCTATTGCAGATATGGGTATTAAAGAGCCTGTTGAAAACTATATGACTAAAAACATTCCTGCAACTTGGGATGAAACTCCATTAAATGTTGCATTTGAAGTAATGAAATTCTTTGGCTTAAAATCAGTAATCGGATTAAGCTCCAACAATAGAATGACTGGTATTTTAACGGAAACTGACTTTATTTCTGAAAGTGAAATTATATCTAAGAGAACTGAACACAGCTCTTCTGTAGGTACTGAAGGAGACAAATGGTCTTGGGATAGTACATCTGTTTTATACATTGAGAAAAACCATCTTAAATTTACAGATAAAGTATTTAAAGACGTTGCAGTTAAGGATGTTGTAACTGCAAACACTAAAACCAAAGTCTCTGTATGTGCTGAAAAGATGAGGTCTCTTGATGTAGAACAATTACCTGTTTTAGGAATTGAAGGAGATCTTGTCGGCCTCATAAGGGCAAGTGATTTAATTAAAACTTTACTTTAA
- a CDS encoding transglutaminase-like domain-containing protein: protein MALFILSIASVSANNVSDSSDNQDSNILNSYDSLSSVSTYDDGENSDDSISSASSISSTGSASSISSAGSAGSASSISSTGSTGSDSYISSTNSDVSNGDESSINSISPTNSDSNSYDISSIGVNNSSTDASSSSVSGGNSSAGVLSSSVVNNSLNDVGNSTRRNTKNTTVIEASSTSVLRGGYYYVTLKDTNSKKLLSGKSITFRFNGSKYTKTTNSNGVAGLLLNASPGNYLIYYSYAGDSNYENYSNSANIKILKTPTTLVNSGSSIVNGKAYYLRLKDSRGNVLSGKTLSLTFNGKKYKKTTNSKGLVSLAIRATVAKTYKLTYSFAGDKNYSSSAGSASIKIKRATAVSGSGSTITKGNKYKVTLKNSKGKVLSRKTIVFTINGKNYTKTTNSKGVASLKISLTPNKKYKLTYKYAGSSYYGKSSKTVSLFVKTPTKFVNSGSSIAKGKTYYISLKDSDGKALAGKTVKLSYRGKTYKKTTNSKGTVGLKISSTIGYAYKLSYKYAGDSKYGSSSGFVKLKVKKGTSLTGPSSTTIIKGNKYTVKLKDSSAKALSGKTVTFNFNGKKYTKKTNSKGKASLTINAAAGKTYSFSYKYSGSSYYASSSSGTIKLSVKLKTNIANSGSSIMNGSNYKVTLKDSSGNPLANKKLSLSFNGKNYSQTTDSKGAASLNIDVSTPKKYILTYKFGGDNVYASSSGSVNLNVKSKTVFTVPQIVSASSTLKSYVEKNAKVSSTVSVNGISLDFASFTYLMSQALVNINSGKSSANIVLKDISSSYSNSSSSSINGNLTKANYIKLSNNLISYVNANSRLPNYINTSLGSVSPNLYSFGISKVLVFYSSNKRLANSLSLDASDVNGVGSSSSGYPSVNKKGNTSQYKAGLNEIANLTASQLKAYLTSSGNDALNSAIKNLANKLVSGKTTTWAKAEAIYNYVRDYISYSYYSNSKKGASGTLTSKSANCCDQANLVVALCRAANIPARFSHGKGCTFSSGLVTGHVWAQIYVDGVWYSADATSSRNSLGNIKNWNVKSFSNLNRYAHLPF, encoded by the coding sequence ATGGCCTTGTTTATTCTTTCAATAGCAAGTGTTTCTGCAAATAATGTTAGTGATAGCAGTGATAATCAAGATTCAAATATTTTAAATAGTTATGATTCACTAAGTAGTGTTTCTACTTATGATGATGGTGAAAATTCTGATGATTCTATTAGTTCTGCTAGTTCTATTAGTTCTACTGGTTCTGCTAGTTCTATTAGTTCTGCTGGTTCTGCTGGTTCTGCTAGTTCTATTAGTTCTACTGGTTCTACTGGTTCTGATAGTTATATAAGCTCAACAAATTCTGATGTTTCTAATGGTGATGAGAGTTCTATAAATTCAATTAGTCCTACTAATTCTGATAGTAATTCTTACGATATTAGTTCAATAGGTGTAAATAACTCTTCTACAGATGCTTCAAGTTCTTCAGTTAGTGGAGGAAATTCTTCAGCTGGTGTTTTAAGTTCTTCAGTAGTAAATAATTCTTTAAATGATGTAGGAAATTCTACAAGAAGAAATACAAAAAACACTACTGTTATAGAAGCTTCAAGTACTTCTGTTCTAAGAGGTGGTTATTATTATGTCACTTTAAAGGATACAAACTCTAAGAAGTTATTATCTGGAAAATCAATAACTTTTAGATTTAATGGAAGCAAATATACAAAAACTACAAATTCAAATGGAGTCGCTGGTTTATTATTAAATGCAAGTCCTGGAAATTATCTGATTTATTATTCTTATGCTGGTGATTCTAATTACGAGAACTATTCAAATTCTGCAAATATAAAAATTCTAAAAACTCCAACAACATTGGTTAATTCTGGTAGCTCTATTGTTAATGGCAAAGCTTACTATTTAAGATTAAAGGACTCAAGAGGTAATGTCTTATCTGGTAAAACTCTAAGCTTAACTTTTAATGGTAAAAAATATAAGAAAACTACAAATTCTAAAGGTTTGGTTAGCTTAGCTATTAGAGCTACAGTTGCTAAAACTTATAAATTAACTTACTCATTTGCTGGAGATAAAAACTACAGTTCTAGTGCTGGTTCAGCTAGTATTAAAATTAAAAGAGCTACTGCTGTAAGTGGTTCTGGATCTACAATAACTAAAGGAAACAAATATAAAGTTACTTTAAAGAATAGTAAAGGAAAAGTTTTATCTAGAAAAACTATTGTTTTTACAATAAACGGCAAAAATTATACCAAAACTACTAACTCTAAAGGAGTTGCTAGCTTAAAAATTAGTTTAACTCCTAATAAGAAATATAAATTAACTTATAAATATGCTGGAAGTTCTTACTATGGAAAATCTTCTAAAACTGTATCTTTATTTGTTAAAACTCCAACTAAATTTGTAAATTCAGGTAGTTCAATTGCTAAAGGTAAAACATATTATATTAGTTTAAAGGATAGTGATGGTAAAGCTTTAGCAGGAAAAACTGTAAAGCTTAGCTATAGAGGAAAAACTTATAAGAAAACTACAAATTCTAAAGGAACCGTAGGTTTAAAAATCAGTTCTACTATTGGCTATGCATATAAACTTTCTTACAAATATGCAGGAGATAGTAAGTATGGTTCAAGTTCTGGATTTGTAAAGCTAAAAGTAAAGAAGGGTACTAGTTTAACAGGCCCTAGCTCAACTACTATCATTAAAGGAAATAAATATACTGTTAAATTAAAAGATTCCAGTGCTAAAGCTTTATCTGGCAAAACTGTTACTTTTAATTTTAATGGGAAAAAATACACTAAAAAAACTAATTCAAAAGGTAAGGCTAGTTTGACTATAAATGCGGCAGCAGGAAAAACTTATAGTTTTTCTTATAAATATTCAGGTAGTTCCTATTATGCATCTTCCTCATCAGGCACTATTAAGTTATCTGTAAAACTTAAAACTAATATTGCTAACTCTGGAAGTTCCATAATGAATGGAAGCAATTATAAAGTCACATTAAAAGATTCAAGTGGAAATCCTTTAGCTAATAAAAAGCTCAGCCTAAGTTTTAATGGTAAAAATTATAGTCAAACTACAGACTCAAAGGGTGCAGCAAGTTTAAATATTGATGTAAGCACCCCTAAAAAATATATTTTAACTTATAAATTTGGAGGAGATAATGTTTATGCTTCTTCCTCTGGATCTGTTAATTTAAATGTTAAATCAAAAACAGTATTTACTGTTCCACAGATTGTCTCTGCATCTTCAACATTAAAGTCTTATGTTGAAAAAAATGCTAAGGTTTCATCAACAGTTTCTGTTAATGGAATTTCATTAGACTTTGCAAGCTTTACTTATTTAATGAGTCAAGCATTGGTAAATATTAATTCAGGGAAATCTTCTGCTAATATAGTTTTAAAAGATATTAGCTCTAGTTATTCAAATAGTAGCAGTTCTTCTATTAATGGTAATTTAACTAAAGCAAATTATATTAAATTATCTAATAATTTGATATCTTATGTAAATGCTAACTCTAGACTTCCAAATTATATTAATACAAGTTTAGGTTCAGTTTCTCCAAATCTCTATAGTTTTGGCATTTCTAAAGTTTTAGTATTTTATTCATCTAATAAAAGACTAGCTAACAGTTTAAGTTTGGATGCAAGTGATGTTAATGGTGTAGGAAGCAGTTCATCTGGTTATCCTTCAGTAAATAAAAAAGGAAATACTTCACAGTATAAAGCTGGTTTAAATGAGATTGCAAACCTCACTGCTAGTCAATTAAAGGCTTATTTAACATCTTCTGGTAATGATGCTCTTAATTCAGCTATTAAAAACTTAGCAAATAAGTTAGTTTCTGGTAAAACTACAACTTGGGCTAAAGCTGAAGCAATTTATAATTATGTTAGGGATTATATCTCTTATAGTTATTATTCTAACAGTAAAAAAGGAGCATCCGGTACTTTAACTAGCAAATCTGCTAATTGTTGTGATCAAGCTAACTTAGTCGTAGCTCTTTGTAGAGCAGCAAATATACCTGCAAGATTTTCACATGGAAAAGGTTGTACATTTTCTAGTGGTTTAGTAACTGGACATGTATGGGCTCAGATTTATGTTGATGGTGTATGGTATTCTGCTGATGCAACAAGTAGTAGAAATAGTTTAGGAAATATTAAGAATTGGAATGTAAAATCCTTTTCTAATTTAAATCGATATGCTCATTTGCCTTTTTAA
- a CDS encoding class III signal peptide-containing protein: MNRINFNFLNSFIEDDKAQGSVELILIIGGIIVIILLVVSMYKSYLLDLAGEIDSNEIKTLNNSFNDIASKFG, from the coding sequence ATGAATAGAATAAATTTTAATTTTTTAAATAGTTTTATTGAAGATGATAAAGCACAAGGCTCTGTTGAATTGATATTAATTATTGGTGGGATTATAGTAATTATTCTTCTAGTAGTTTCAATGTATAAATCATATTTACTTGATTTAGCTGGTGAAATAGATTCTAATGAAATAAAAACTTTAAATAATTCATTTAATGATATTGCTTCTAAATTCGGATAA
- a CDS encoding YcaO-related McrA-glycine thioamidation protein produces MFEDIPIKFFKGTHRVRDPKETIEINEKKLKAAGITRLTEITDLDRIKIPVFSAIRPTAQEGSVSVYAGKGATKEQAKASAMMEGFERYSAERQDSDGERTIVDTYNNIQRGQSSVENALNPRDLILPKNFTTDNVENSRLEWIEAEDIISEKDIYLPANAVFHPYIPTREVRPSPIAIFKGNTNGLASGNIIEESVLHGIFEVVERDAWSIFELTKRNKKEISQDTIENDIINELLDKFHKEGINIKLMDLTADLKITTIAASADDTLLKDPALLTLGVGTHLNPEVAAVRALTEVAQSRATQIHGTREDTIRADFMRKAGYEHMKKMNKHYFSKEEERIDLGDIEDKSSNSIKKDIETSIEEVQKAGFDQVLYTDLRRDEIGISVVRVVIPKTELYSLDEERIGNRALEYDRKARRGLI; encoded by the coding sequence ATGTTTGAAGATATTCCAATAAAATTCTTTAAAGGAACCCATAGAGTACGGGATCCTAAAGAAACAATTGAAATAAATGAGAAAAAGCTAAAAGCTGCAGGAATAACCAGATTAACTGAAATCACTGACCTTGATAGGATTAAAATCCCAGTCTTTTCAGCTATTCGTCCAACTGCACAAGAAGGCAGTGTAAGCGTTTATGCAGGTAAAGGTGCAACAAAAGAGCAAGCAAAAGCATCAGCAATGATGGAAGGATTTGAAAGATATTCTGCTGAAAGACAAGATAGTGACGGTGAGAGAACCATTGTAGATACATACAATAATATCCAAAGGGGCCAATCAAGTGTGGAAAATGCACTAAACCCAAGAGACTTGATATTGCCAAAGAACTTCACTACTGATAATGTAGAAAATTCTAGACTTGAATGGATTGAAGCAGAAGATATAATAAGTGAAAAAGATATTTATCTTCCAGCAAATGCCGTTTTCCACCCATATATTCCAACAAGAGAAGTCCGGCCAAGTCCAATAGCTATTTTTAAAGGAAATACAAATGGTTTAGCATCTGGAAACATTATCGAAGAATCTGTTCTACATGGTATTTTTGAAGTTGTTGAAAGAGATGCATGGAGTATTTTCGAATTAACCAAAAGAAATAAAAAAGAAATAAGCCAGGACACAATTGAAAATGATATAATTAATGAACTTTTAGATAAGTTCCACAAGGAAGGAATTAATATTAAGCTTATGGATTTAACAGCTGACTTAAAAATCACAACAATAGCTGCAAGTGCTGATGATACATTACTAAAAGATCCTGCACTTTTAACTTTAGGTGTTGGAACCCATTTAAATCCTGAAGTAGCAGCTGTTAGAGCATTAACCGAAGTTGCTCAAAGTAGAGCAACACAAATTCATGGAACACGTGAAGACACAATTAGAGCAGATTTCATGAGAAAAGCAGGTTATGAACATATGAAAAAAATGAATAAGCATTATTTCAGCAAAGAAGAAGAAAGAATCGACCTTGGAGATATTGAAGATAAAAGTTCTAATTCAATTAAAAAAGATATTGAAACAAGTATAGAAGAAGTTCAAAAAGCTGGATTTGATCAAGTTTTATACACAGACCTCAGAAGAGATGAAATCGGAATCAGTGTTGTAAGAGTAGTCATTCCAAAAACCGAATTATATTCATTAGATGAAGAAAGAATAGGTAATAGAGCTTTAGAATACGATAGAAAAGCACGTAGAGGATTAATTTAA
- a CDS encoding M24 family metallopeptidase, translating to MQIKENNIHDFHINNILKKLDQKDLDAILVANFNNIYYLSGYLSTSFAFLVLKENPIIFVSEMDLENARNNSSIDIVKYESFEKMVEYFKEEKIRNLAIESDLTANVYDKFKDFNLTISDVISTERMIKSDGEIKKIMKASDIAHKSLIELDVRAKQEKAALEWECAYELAYLMRKNGASAESFETIFASGLVSSLPHSTPRHHILDTPVLVDYGCKFEGYCSDTTRTFIYTEKQEEISSIVLEAHDKAIDAIKAGAKACEVDKVARDIITEYGYGDNFIHSTGHSLGLDIHENPSISLKDKTVLENNMVLTVEPGIYLEGEFGIRIEDMVLVDKKAKLIGNLPQIL from the coding sequence ATGCAAATAAAAGAAAACAACATTCATGATTTCCACATTAATAATATTTTAAAGAAATTAGACCAAAAAGACCTAGATGCTATCTTAGTAGCTAATTTTAATAATATTTATTACTTATCAGGATATTTGTCAACAAGTTTTGCATTTTTAGTATTAAAAGAAAATCCAATAATCTTTGTATCTGAAATGGATTTGGAAAATGCAAGAAACAATTCTTCCATTGATATTGTAAAATATGAATCCTTTGAAAAAATGGTTGAATATTTTAAAGAAGAAAAGATAAGAAATTTAGCTATTGAATCAGATTTGACTGCTAATGTTTATGATAAGTTTAAAGATTTCAATCTCACCATATCTGATGTTATTTCTACTGAAAGAATGATTAAATCTGATGGTGAGATTAAAAAAATTATGAAAGCTAGTGATATAGCACATAAATCTTTAATTGAATTGGATGTAAGAGCCAAACAAGAAAAAGCTGCTCTTGAATGGGAATGTGCTTATGAATTAGCTTATCTAATGAGAAAAAATGGGGCAAGTGCCGAATCATTTGAAACTATTTTTGCATCAGGCTTAGTATCTAGCTTACCTCATTCAACTCCAAGACATCATATATTGGATACTCCAGTTCTAGTAGATTATGGATGCAAATTTGAAGGTTATTGTTCAGATACTACTAGGACTTTTATTTATACAGAAAAACAGGAAGAGATTTCAAGCATTGTTCTTGAAGCTCATGATAAAGCAATTGATGCTATTAAGGCAGGGGCTAAAGCTTGTGAAGTAGATAAAGTAGCAAGAGACATCATAACAGAATATGGCTATGGCGATAATTTTATTCACAGTACAGGTCATAGTTTAGGTTTGGATATTCATGAAAATCCTTCTATTTCCCTAAAAGATAAGACTGTTTTAGAAAATAATATGGTTCTTACTGTAGAACCTGGAATTTATCTTGAAGGTGAGTTTGGAATAAGAATAGAAGATATGGTTTTAGTTGATAAGAAAGCTAAATTAATTGGTAATTTACCTCAGATTTTATAA
- a CDS encoding amidohydrolase family protein translates to MKTITNGLILKGIDLNPAKENIVIDDENNIIEISKDVLEGEIIDASGKIISPRFINAHSHIGDSIIKDEWDGLSLDEVVKPPNGIKHIALESASDDELIDSMRESMWDMYNLGISHFIDYREGGLEGVKLLKKASEGIPITPIVLARDSSFYGEDANYHQVKVASRKLLKHADGIGLSGFGEIDTTVAEIICEKCEASGKISSIHVAENENNQFISLEKTNKTEPQRAFDAGFNQVVHMTNPKEDDISKLSKSNSSLTICPRSNAALAVGIIPLFDILKTGVKPLIGSDNVMINRPNLFREMEFTLKIIKGLSKNYIAPIEILKMATTNLCLNTSLSSKIHKSYIAEGQKAEFMIVNQKSNNPYLSLINRTEANDIVDII, encoded by the coding sequence ATGAAGACTATAACTAATGGATTAATTCTAAAAGGTATTGATTTAAATCCAGCAAAAGAAAATATTGTCATAGATGATGAAAATAACATCATAGAAATATCTAAAGATGTTTTAGAGGGAGAAATCATTGATGCATCTGGTAAAATTATTTCTCCAAGGTTTATAAATGCCCACAGCCATATTGGAGATTCTATAATTAAAGATGAATGGGATGGCCTTTCACTTGATGAAGTTGTAAAACCACCTAATGGAATCAAACATATTGCCCTTGAATCTGCAAGTGATGATGAGCTAATTGATTCTATGAGAGAATCAATGTGGGATATGTATAATCTTGGAATAAGTCATTTCATTGATTATCGTGAAGGTGGTCTTGAAGGTGTAAAACTTCTTAAAAAAGCATCAGAAGGTATTCCAATCACTCCAATAGTTCTTGCAAGAGATAGCTCTTTTTATGGTGAAGATGCAAATTATCATCAAGTTAAAGTAGCTAGTCGAAAACTTTTAAAACATGCTGATGGTATTGGTTTAAGCGGCTTTGGTGAAATTGATACAACTGTAGCAGAGATCATTTGTGAAAAATGTGAGGCATCAGGTAAAATTTCTTCTATCCATGTAGCTGAAAATGAAAACAACCAATTTATATCCCTTGAAAAAACAAATAAAACAGAGCCTCAAAGAGCATTTGATGCAGGTTTTAACCAAGTTGTTCATATGACAAATCCAAAGGAAGATGATATTAGTAAACTTTCTAAGTCTAACAGCTCTCTTACTATTTGTCCCCGTTCAAATGCTGCATTAGCTGTTGGTATTATTCCACTTTTTGATATATTAAAAACTGGAGTTAAACCTTTAATTGGTAGTGATAATGTTATGATAAATAGGCCTAATCTATTTAGAGAAATGGAGTTTACATTAAAAATAATAAAGGGACTTTCTAAAAATTACATAGCACCAATTGAAATATTAAAAATGGCAACAACTAACCTATGTCTCAATACTTCTCTTTCATCTAAAATTCATAAATCATATATTGCTGAGGGTCAAAAAGCAGAATTTATGATTGTAAATCAAAAGTCAAATAATCCATATTTAAGTTTGATTAATAGAACAGAAGCAAATGATATTGTTGATATAATTTAA
- a CDS encoding TfuA-related McrA-glycine thioamidation protein, with amino-acid sequence MPKIIVYLGLSILEDEAKSILDADFKPPVKRGDILKAIAEKPDIIGIIDGVFHHSPAVAHKEIMKALDKGITVVGGSSMGALRASELDDLGMVGIGYVYRQYKSGAITSDDDVAISFDPERNIALSEALVNIDYKLNLAADKEIITEEEKDNIHNIAKDIYYPKRSYQNIFSKVEMEDEKKTKLIEFLLKEKDIKYLDAIEVLDYIKNLE; translated from the coding sequence ATGCCGAAAATTATAGTTTATTTAGGATTGTCTATTTTAGAAGATGAAGCTAAAAGCATACTGGATGCTGATTTTAAACCTCCAGTTAAAAGAGGAGACATCTTAAAAGCAATAGCTGAAAAGCCAGACATTATAGGAATAATCGATGGTGTTTTCCACCACTCACCTGCAGTTGCACATAAAGAAATCATGAAAGCATTAGATAAAGGAATAACTGTTGTAGGTGGAAGTAGCATGGGAGCACTTAGGGCTTCTGAATTAGATGATTTAGGTATGGTTGGCATTGGATACGTTTACAGACAGTACAAATCTGGTGCTATAACATCAGATGATGACGTGGCAATTAGTTTTGACCCTGAAAGAAACATAGCTTTATCTGAAGCCCTTGTAAATATTGACTACAAACTAAATTTAGCAGCTGATAAAGAAATAATTACAGAAGAAGAAAAAGACAATATTCACAATATCGCCAAAGACATTTATTATCCTAAGCGCTCATATCAAAACATCTTTTCCAAAGTAGAAATGGAAGATGAAAAGAAAACCAAGCTTATCGAGTTTCTACTAAAAGAAAAAGACATTAAATATTTAGATGCCATCGAAGTTTTAGACTATATCAAAAACCTAGAATAA